From Hyla sarda isolate aHylSar1 chromosome 5, aHylSar1.hap1, whole genome shotgun sequence, a single genomic window includes:
- the CDC25A gene encoding LOW QUALITY PROTEIN: M-phase inducer phosphatase 1 (The sequence of the model RefSeq protein was modified relative to this genomic sequence to represent the inferred CDS: deleted 1 base in 1 codon), whose protein sequence is MDMYRSAPAHIRENSSLSGLPVVKALFSCETALSPVTNLTLNMDLLAGLGSQCETPKRKLSERFSLQRSDSSESTDAGLGPESPSSINFMEVEKTFKKTLFDSGQNKNAKLPLGRRRSLPQKSLGSSPAFKRNLSDSLDCEVFDDENKENEPFQFKIPARPGFRSFSRPRCQGEGKEALVQRQKSAPACMFSSPDKDSDFRGHDQVFVRKSSCTSTTTESSDDGFLDMLDEDEENDTEIPCGVASLWTAPLVLNRPELCYEAGSPLHNHKSRLSAKRPEIPHGDMPEKIKRRRSMIEVGEPEKATCLIRSKSFSKTIENLFDSDQSDLIGDFSKAFLFPTVSGKHQELRYITPEMMTVILNGKFDSLIDLHVIDCRYPYEYEGGHIRGALNLYMEQQVEDFLLKNPIWTPGAKRVVIIFHCEFSSERGPRMCKFLREKDRDMNEYPQLHYPELYILAGGYKEFFQKCTSFCEPQGYRPMHHEDFKEDLRKCRMKSRTWAGEKSKRELYSRLKKL, encoded by the exons TCAATGTGAGACGCCCAAGAGGAAGCTCTCTGAGCGCTTTTCTTTGCAGAGATCAGACTCCTCAGAGTCCACAGATGCAG GTCTTGGTCCAGAATCGCCCAGTTCAATTAACTTCATGGAAGTGGAAAAGAC GTTTAAAAAGACACTGTTTGATTCTGGACAGAATAAAAA TGCAAAATTACCCCTGGGGCGGAGACGATCCCTGCCT cAAAAATCCCTTGGTTCCAGTCCTGCCTTTAAGAGAAACCTCTCAGATTCCTTGGATTGTGAAGTATTTGATGATGAAAACAAAGAAAAT GAACCCTTTCAATTCAAGATCCCAGCCAGGCCAGGTTTTAGAAGTTTCTCACGACCTCGGTGCCAGGGAGAAGGCAAAGAAGCACTTGTGCAAAGGCAGAAATCCGCTCCAGCCTGCATG TTTTCTTCTCCTGACAAGGATTCTGACTTCAGAGGACATGATCAGGTGTTTGTAAGGAAGTCGTCTTGCACGTCCACTACAACGGAAAGCAGTGACGATGGCTTCCTGGACATGTTAGATGAAGATGAAGAG AACGATACAGAGATTCCGTGTGGTGTTGCCAGTCTCTggactgctcctctggtcctgaACCGCCCCGAGCTG TGTTATGAGGCTGGTTCCCCTTTACATAATCACAAAAGCAGACTGTCAGCAAAGAGGCCGGAGATTCCACATGGAGACATGCCAGAGAAAATCAAGAGGCGGCGCAGCATGATCGAGGTGGGAGAGCCTGAGAAG GCTACGTGTCTAATACGGTCC AAGTCATTCTCTAAAACTATTGAAAACTTATTTGATAGTGACCAAAGTGATCTTATCGGAGACTTTTCCAAG GCCTTCTTATTTCCAACTGTGAGCGGTAAACACCAGGAGCTGAGATACATTACCCCGGAGATG ATGACTGTGATCCTTAATGGGAAGTTTGATTCCCTCATCGACCTACATGTGATTGACTGCAGATACCCATACGAGTATGAAGGGGGCCACATAAGG GGAGCCCTCAATCTATACATGGAACAGCAGGTAGAAGACTTTCTGCTGAAGAATCCCATCTGGACTCCTGGGGCCAAGCGAGTGGTCATCATCTTTCACTGCGAGTTCTCCTCTGAGCGCGGCCCCAGAAT GTGCAAGTTCTTACGAGAGAAGGACCGAGACATGAATGAATACCCCCAACTGCACTACCCAGAGCTGTACATCTTGGCAGGAGGCTACAAGGAATTCTTCCAAAAGTGCACG TCCTTTTGTGAGCCCCAAGGTTACCGTCCTATGCACCACGAAGATTTCAAAGAAGATCTGCGGAAGTGTCGCATGAAAAGCCGGACGTGGGCCGGAGAGAAGAGCAAGCGGGAGCTGTACAGCCGTCTCAAGAAGCTCTGA